The Mesorhizobium loti DNA segment GATATTCCAGATGGTTGTCTTCGGCCGCCTGAGCCAGGCCATGATCGACACCCTCGATGAACTCACGCTTGTTGTCCTTGGCGAATGCCAGGATCGGCTTGAGGGCGGTTGGCTTCGAGCAGCTCGGCGCCGTTGGAACGAATGGCTGTAGAACCGTCGGAACGGTAATGCCGGGTGACCCCTCGGCCAACGAGGCGACATTGGTTGCGAGCAGCAGAGCAGCGATCGGCAGCACCTGCTGCATGGCGAATCTACCGGTCTGCCAAAACATCGAACTCTCCACCTGAAGAAAACGCCGGGCGCATCCTTGCATGACCCATGGCGGAGGCAAAGCCTGCCAGCGCGCATAGCCCGTCACTGCGGCAGGGCAAAGCTCAGAGCCACCGCTGTCCCGGGATCGCGTGCCTGATAGGCAACATCGGCGTCGATGCTTCTTGCCATTGCCTTGATGATGCGCGTTCCCAAGCCGGTGCCCTTGATGACGTTGCCGGCGTTGCCGACGCCGTCGTCCTCGACGGTCAGCAAAGCGCGACCCGGCCCGTCCTCGCGCAGCAATACGCGTACATCGCCGGATTTATCGGGATAGGCATATTTGAAGGCATTGGTGACCAATTCGGTCACGATCACCCCGAGATTGATCGTGGCGTCGATGCCGAGTGTCAGCGGCGCCAGATCGCTGATCAGGTTGGCGCCGTGCCCCTGGCCACGCATCGAGCCGCCAAGGTTTTCCAGGAGGCCGCCGAGATAGCCGTCGAGTTCGACGATGCCGACCGAGCCGGAGGTGTAGAGGCGCTTGTGCACCGAGGCTATGGCGAAGATGCGCGCTTGGGTTTCGGCAAGCGCATCCTTGGCACCCTTGTCCGTCAACACATTGGCCTGCAGGTTGACCAGCGATGAGACCATTGCAAGGCTGTTGGCGACCCGGTGGTTGACCTCGGCCAGCAGGAGTTCGGCGCGGTCGCGCGCCGCACGCACCTGCGCCTCGGCGGCTTCCTTCTCGGCGACGAGGCGTGCCTTGGCGACAGCCTGATCGAGAGCGGAGGCCAGAAGGGCTATGAAGTCGTCACCGATCGTCTTCGGCACGAAGTCGCTAGCCCCGGCCTTCAGGGCGGCCACCGCGACGCTCATTTCGGAAGAGCCTGTTACATAGACGGCGGGGGGAGCAGCGCCGCGCGTTGCAAGCCTTGCCAGGAATTCAAGCCCGGTCCCGGCTCCCAGATAGTGGTCGAGCGCCAGGACGTCGAAGCCGCCTTCCTCAAGTCTGGTCAGAGCCTGTTCCGGGCTGGAAGCATGCTCGACGACGAAACCGAGGCGGCCGAGCTTCTTCTGTACGAGGCGCGCGAGCGCGTCGTCGTCATCGATGTAGAGGACCCTGGTTTCAGGCATCGCTTTTCAGGCCGTTTCCGGGACCTGAATGACGGTGAACAGGAGGCCGAGCTGCCTGATGGCGTTGGCGAAGCCTTCGTAGTTCACGGGCTTGGTGATGTAGACGTTGGCGCCGAGATCGTAGCAGCGCTGGATCTCGCGACTGTCGTCGGTCGTTGTCAGCACCACGACAGGAATCCGCTTGAGATGCTGATTGGCCTTGATTTGTTGCAGAATATCGAGGCCGGTCATGTCAGGCAGATTGAGATCGAGAAGGACAAGAAGATGACGGCCGACGCTCGCATCGCCAGAGCCATCCGGCCCGAGCAGATAGGCGAGCGCGCTGGAACCGTTGGTGAAAGCCACGACATCGTTGTTGACGCCGGCGCGGCGAATGTTCTTCTCGATGAGACGCGCATGGCCCTCATCGTCCTCGATCATGACGATCGTTACAGGTTTGCCGGCTTGGCTCATGCAAACGCTCTTTCGTTTGATGCCGCGATCAGCGGCAGCTCTATCCTGAAAGTTGTCCCAACGTCGAGCTTTGATTTGACCGTGATATCGCCGCCTAGCCTGCGCAGGATGGCTCGTACATGCGCAAGTCCGATACCGTCGCCAGGCAGGTCCTGTAGACCCGATCGCCGAAACAGCTCGAAAATGCGTTCCACGTCCTGCTCGGCGACGCCGCGGCCATTGTCCTCGAAATCGATGGCGATGCGGCCACCGGGGATAATCCTTGCTCCGACCCTGATGCGAAGTGGCCGCGCGGGCGAGCGATATTTGGTCGCATTGTCGAAAAGGTTGGCAAAGACCTGCTCGAGCGACAGGCGATCGGCCTCGATCTCAACGCCTGCGAGATCGACGTCGATCTTCCCGCCCGCTTCCTTGACCTGATGCTGGAAGCTGGAGACGGTGCTTTCGATCAAAGACGCAAGTTGAATGGTTTCGGGCCGCAACGGCCTGCGTCCCTCGCGCGAAAGCTGGAGGATGGCGTTGATGAGCCCATCCATTTTGCTCGTCGACGAGCGGATGAAACCGATGGCTTCCGGCAGGTCCTCCGCCGCCGCCACTCGTGCGTTGGCAACGAGGGGGTCGGACGCGTTGGCGCCGATGCCGGACTTTTCGATGAGCGTCTGCAGGCTGGCGACGCCTGCTTCCAGCTCGCTGGTGAAACCCATGATGTTGACGAGAGGCGCGCGCAGGTCATGGGTGACGATGTATGCGAAGCGCTGAACCTCTTCATTGGCCCGCACCAGGTCGGCGGTGCGCTCGCGCACCCTGGTTTCCAGCCCGCTGTTGAGAGCCTCGAGGTTTCGCCGCGCGGCGCTGAGTTCGCGCGTGTGGCGCAAGAGCGACGCCCAGGCAAAGCCGACCACGATAACGATCGCTATGCCGCCGGCTATGGTGATCATGCGCAGCCAGGCGAAGTAGGACCGTTGTTCCGCCACCCGCGCGGTCAGCCGGTCGTCGGCCGCAAGGATGATGCCGTTGAAGTAGACGTTGGCCTGATCCATCAGCGTCTTGCCACGGTTGGAAGCGACGATCGCCGCCACGGCATCGTCCTTGCGCTGTCGCTTCAGGGCGACGGTCTTGTCCATTTCGGCAAGTTTTTCGCCGATGATTGCCTTGAGCTGGTCGATCGATGCCGCAGTCTCGGGTTCGCCGGCAACGAGGAGCTGCAACTTTTCGAACCGGCGAAGAGCCGAAGACTTTGCCGTATCGTAAGGCGAGAGATAGATCTCGTTGCCGTTTAAGAGGAAACCCCGCTGACTGGATTCCGCCGAGAGCAGCGAATTGCGGACATCGACGGCGGCGGTGCGCGTGTCGCGCGCCGCGATCACATCGTCGAAGCTGATGCGCGACTTCTCGGCGAGCAGGTATGTGGCGGTGACGATGCCCATCAGAACCAGCAGGCCCATCGCCAGCAGAGCGCTGGAGCCACGCAGCATGACCTTGTCGGTTGGATTTTCAGACAAATTCGTCTCACTGGTGCGCATTGGTGGCGTTATCTCTAGCGAGCGTTATACTTTCCCACAACCGACGCGCCGGCCAAACAAGGCTGTGTTCGCGTTGCATTGAGGGAGGGGACAAGTGACTTCGACTTTTACCGTCCATGATGCCAGCGGCTATGAGAAGCTCATGGGCCGATGGAGCCAGAAGCTTGCGCCGCTGTTCATAGATTTCGCGGGCATCTCGGCTGGCGAGTAGATCCTCGACGTCGGCTGCGGCACTGGCAGTCTGACATTTGCCCTGCTGAAGGCGGCTGACCTCAAGGAGATCACCGCCATCGACTATTCGCCGGTTTTCGTCGCTGAAACGATCAGGCGCAGCACTGATCAAGAATAAAGGTTGAGCAGGGCGACGCCTGCGCGCTGGCCTTTGACGATGGAGCCTTCGATCGCTCGCTGGCGCTTCTGGTGCTGCATTTCGTCACCGACGCCGGCAAGGCTGTGGCCGAAATGCGCCGCGTCGTTCGGCCTGGCGGCGTCGTCGCCGCTTCTGTCTGGGATCATCTGGGAGGCATGCCGGGCATGCGCATGATGGTCCATACGGTTGCGGCGCTCAGCGAAGCCGGCCGCCAGTTTCGTGAGCGCTATTGCTACCAACCCATGATGAGGCCGGGAGAGATGAAGGCGACCTTCATTGAGCAAGGGCTTCTGGAGGTTAGCGCGACGCAGCTGATGATCCGGATGGATTACAGCAATTTTGACGACTATTGGTCGCCGATGGCCGCAGGCGAGGGCCCGTTCGGCAAGTTCTTGTCGTCCCTCGATGCGCCGGATCGCGCGAGAGCCGAGGCGGCGGTGCGCGAAGCATATCAGGCCGGCCAGCCGGACGGCCCGCGTTCCTTTGCCAATGTCGCCTGGGCTTGCAGGGGGGCGCGCCCTGAGAGCACCAAGAAGCCTGTCGCATCCGGCTGGGAGGGGGTGACAGTCCCTGGCCGAGGAAGGCGCTAGGAAGACTGGCGCGAGTTTTCCTCGTCCCGCGAGGCGCGTACTTCCGAGCCCTTTGGCGTTTCTGGCTCGGGCCGCTGCGGGTGCGCACCTGCCTCCAGCCCATGCGAATAAATATGCGTCAGCAGGGAAGCGGCCGCACTTGCGCGATAGGACGTGCATCCGACCAGTTCACGTCCGCCGAGGCTGGCAGGTCTGTCGGCGACGCGGTCCCATACGGTCCACTGCAGGTTGGCCTCTTTCTGGCAAAAGAAGCGAGAATTGGGATTATCCGTTTTACTGATAAGGGGGTCCGGGATTTCTTCACCACTAAGTCACCCAAGAAAAATGGTGCTGAGCTTGGGATGAAATAGTGTATGCGAAATCATCTCCTTGACCGGGATCAAAAGATTCTGGCGTCTAATTTAGAACCAACACACTCAAGGCGACACAAAGGAGGCGCCAACACGCCTCACGTTGCGAAATCAGGCCGCCTGTTGCCACCGGGTTACAGCGCCGATCGAGGGTCTGAGATACGAGTGACCGCAGCGCTTGAGTTTTCTGGATTGTTGGCGGGGGCCATCCCGGGAAGCCGCGTAGTACGAGGAAAAAAGCCCGTCGGCTTCGGTCGGCGGGTTTTTCTTTGCTGCTTTGTCCGAATGGGGGGGAAACGGCCAGTCCGCTATCGGGGCGAGCACGGCGGATAGCTGCCATTCGGCAGACGGGGCGTTCATCAATAAAAGTGCGGCGAGGAACCCATGACGGAGGCTCCAGATATCCG contains these protein-coding regions:
- a CDS encoding methyltransferase produces the protein MLHFVTDAGKAVAEMRRVVRPGGVVAASVWDHLGGMPGMRMMVHTVAALSEAGRQFRERYCYQPMMRPGEMKATFIEQGLLEVSATQLMIRMDYSNFDDYWSPMAAGEGPFGKFLSSLDAPDRARAEAAVREAYQAGQPDGPRSFANVAWACRGARPESTKKPVASGWEGVTVPGRGRR
- a CDS encoding two-component sensor protein → MPETRVLYIDDDDALARLVQKKLGRLGFVVEHASSPEQALTRLEEGGFDVLALDHYLGAGTGLEFLARLATRGAAPPAVYVTGSSEMSVAVAALKAGASDFVPKTIGDDFIALLASALDQAVAKARLVAEKEAAEAQVRAARDRAELLLAEVNHRVANSLAMVSSLVNLQANVLTDKGAKDALAETQARIFAIASVHKRLYTSGSVGIVELDGYLGGLLENLGGSMRGQGHGANLISDLAPLTLGIDATINLGVIVTELVTNAFKYAYPDKSGDVRVLLREDGPGRALLTVEDDGVGNAGNVIKGTGLGTRIIKAMARSIDADVAYQARDPGTAVALSFALPQ
- a CDS encoding response regulator receiver protein, producing the protein MSQAGKPVTIVMIEDDEGHARLIEKNIRRAGVNNDVVAFTNGSSALAYLLGPDGSGDASVGRHLLVLLDLNLPDMTGLDILQQIKANQHLKRIPVVVLTTTDDSREIQRCYDLGANVYITKPVNYEGFANAIRQLGLLFTVIQVPETA
- a CDS encoding two-component sensor protein, encoding MRTSETNLSENPTDKVMLRGSSALLAMGLLVLMGIVTATYLLAEKSRISFDDVIAARDTRTAAVDVRNSLLSAESSQRGFLLNGNEIYLSPYDTAKSSALRRFEKLQLLVAGEPETAASIDQLKAIIGEKLAEMDKTVALKRQRKDDAVAAIVASNRGKTLMDQANVYFNGIILAADDRLTARVAEQRSYFAWLRMITIAGGIAIVIVVGFAWASLLRHTRELSAARRNLEALNSGLETRVRERTADLVRANEEVQRFAYIVTHDLRAPLVNIMGFTSELEAGVASLQTLIEKSGIGANASDPLVANARVAAAEDLPEAIGFIRSSTSKMDGLINAILQLSREGRRPLRPETIQLASLIESTVSSFQHQVKEAGGKIDVDLAGVEIEADRLSLEQVFANLFDNATKYRSPARPLRIRVGARIIPGGRIAIDFEDNGRGVAEQDVERIFELFRRSGLQDLPGDGIGLAHVRAILRRLGGDITVKSKLDVGTTFRIELPLIAASNERAFA